In Rhodanobacter denitrificans, a single window of DNA contains:
- a CDS encoding SGNH/GDSL hydrolase family protein produces MPTWLALGDSYTIGEAVAAHERWPAVLAQRLRQAGVPLDAPQLVAVTGWTTDELVQGMDAATLAPRYELVTLQIGVNNQYRGRPAEDYRGEFAGLLARAIALAGGRAARVVVASIPDWGVTRFAAEQGRDRARIAEELDAYNAIAGDTCRRAGVRFVDVTAISRRHPELLADDGLHPSAAQYALWAAAIEPAARAALRS; encoded by the coding sequence ATGCCGACCTGGCTCGCCCTCGGCGACTCCTACACCATCGGCGAGGCGGTGGCCGCGCACGAGCGCTGGCCGGCCGTGCTGGCGCAGCGCCTGCGCCAGGCCGGCGTGCCGCTCGACGCGCCGCAGCTCGTCGCCGTCACCGGCTGGACCACCGACGAGCTGGTGCAGGGCATGGACGCCGCCACGCTGGCACCGCGCTACGAGTTGGTGACGCTGCAGATCGGCGTGAACAACCAGTACCGCGGGCGCCCGGCCGAGGATTACCGCGGCGAGTTCGCCGGCCTGCTGGCGCGCGCGATCGCGCTGGCCGGCGGGCGCGCCGCACGCGTGGTGGTGGCGTCGATCCCCGACTGGGGCGTCACCCGCTTCGCCGCCGAGCAGGGCCGCGACCGCGCGCGCATCGCCGAGGAACTGGACGCCTACAACGCGATCGCCGGCGACACCTGCCGGCGCGCCGGGGTGCGGTTCGTCGACGTCACCGCCATCTCGCGCCGGCACCCCGAACTGCTCGCCGACGACGGCCTGCACCCTTCCGCCGCGCAGTACGCGCTGTGGGCGGCGGCGATCGAGCCGGCGGCGCGCGCGGCACTTCGTTCCTAG
- a CDS encoding UDP-2,3-diacylglucosamine diphosphatase — MNSFHCRSAFISDVHLGTPDCKAAYLLDFLRRLRCEKLYLVGDIIDLEALSRRHWWHAEHSAVIAEVLVLARRGVEVVYIPGNHDAPMRGLHGQHFAGVRIELDAVHVGADGRRYRVSHGDEFDPERIGRRWMLQFGEAMHRLICWSNRLLHALRRRLQLPYLPLSIIVKSHVGRALAYIRAYEQRVAADARERGFDGHICGHIHFGHVRELGGVLYLNDGDWVEHCTALVEDHTGAMELIHWSEQATALGRASRELVWPSPAAVLALAPLAARRHDLGELHRAA, encoded by the coding sequence ATGAACAGCTTCCATTGCCGCAGCGCCTTCATCTCCGATGTGCACCTGGGCACGCCGGACTGCAAGGCCGCCTACCTGCTCGACTTCCTGCGCCGGCTGCGTTGCGAGAAGCTCTACCTGGTCGGCGACATCATCGACCTGGAGGCGCTGTCCCGGCGCCACTGGTGGCATGCCGAGCACAGCGCGGTGATCGCCGAGGTATTGGTGCTGGCGCGTCGCGGGGTCGAGGTGGTCTACATCCCCGGCAACCACGACGCGCCCATGCGCGGCCTGCACGGACAGCACTTCGCAGGCGTGCGGATCGAGCTGGACGCCGTGCACGTCGGTGCCGACGGCCGCCGCTACCGGGTCAGCCACGGCGACGAGTTCGACCCCGAGCGGATCGGCCGCCGCTGGATGCTGCAGTTCGGCGAGGCGATGCACCGGCTGATCTGCTGGAGCAATCGCCTGCTGCATGCGCTGCGGCGGCGGCTGCAGCTGCCGTACCTGCCGCTGTCGATCATCGTCAAATCGCACGTGGGCAGGGCGCTGGCGTATATCCGCGCCTACGAGCAGCGCGTCGCCGCCGATGCGCGCGAGCGCGGTTTCGACGGCCACATCTGCGGGCACATCCACTTCGGCCACGTGCGCGAGCTGGGCGGCGTGCTCTATCTCAACGACGGCGACTGGGTCGAGCACTGCACGGCGCTGGTCGAGGACCATACCGGCGCGATGGAGCTGATCCACTGGAGCGAGCAGGCCACCGCGCTGGGCCGGGCCAGCCGCGAACTGGTCTGGCCCTCACCCGCCGCCGTGCTGGCGCTGGCGCCGCTGGCCGCCCGCCGGCACGACCTGGGCGAACTGCACCGGGCCGCTTGA
- the grxD gene encoding Grx4 family monothiol glutaredoxin: MSLDSATRERIETLLKDHRVVLFMKGNRSQPMCGFSAAATNTLNELLPEYHTVNVLDDPEIREGIKAYGEWPTIPQLYVEGELVGGADIIRQMYGSGELHQLFGLAAPDRTPPDITITDAAAEAIRQGTANAPGMALHLEIGPDHSAGFQLAAAGEHDIVATANGLQIHFDPASAQRAKGIVIDWVSTVQGEGLSLKFPGAVEIKPLSVQQLQQRLAANDITLIDVRPAAGRAMAAPLAQARVLEEEGYESLAGLPKDTALAFICHHGMSSRDMAERFAAHGFSNLHNVEGGMDAWAGEIDPGVPRY; the protein is encoded by the coding sequence ATGTCCCTCGACAGCGCCACCCGCGAACGTATCGAAACCCTGCTCAAGGACCACCGCGTGGTGCTGTTCATGAAGGGCAACCGCAGCCAGCCGATGTGCGGTTTCTCCGCCGCGGCCACCAACACGCTGAACGAGCTGCTGCCCGAATACCACACGGTCAACGTGCTGGACGACCCGGAGATCCGCGAAGGCATCAAGGCCTACGGCGAGTGGCCAACCATCCCGCAGCTGTACGTGGAAGGCGAGCTGGTCGGCGGCGCCGACATCATCCGCCAGATGTACGGCAGCGGCGAGCTGCACCAGCTGTTCGGTCTGGCTGCGCCGGACCGCACCCCGCCGGACATCACCATCACCGATGCCGCCGCCGAAGCGATCCGCCAGGGCACCGCGAACGCGCCGGGCATGGCGCTGCATCTGGAGATCGGCCCCGACCACAGCGCCGGCTTCCAGCTGGCAGCGGCCGGCGAGCACGACATCGTGGCCACGGCGAATGGGCTGCAGATCCACTTCGATCCGGCCAGCGCCCAGCGCGCCAAGGGCATCGTGATCGACTGGGTCTCCACCGTGCAGGGCGAAGGCCTCAGCCTGAAGTTTCCCGGCGCCGTCGAGATCAAGCCGCTCAGCGTGCAGCAGCTCCAGCAGCGGCTGGCCGCCAACGACATCACCCTGATCGACGTGCGCCCCGCCGCCGGCCGCGCCATGGCCGCCCCGCTGGCGCAGGCCCGGGTGCTGGAAGAGGAAGGCTACGAGAGCTTGGCTGGCCTGCCGAAGGACACCGCGCTGGCCTTCATCTGCCACCACGGCATGTCCAGCCGCGACATGGCCGAACGCTTCGCCGCGCACGGTTTCAGCAACCTGCACAACGTGGAAGGCGGCATGGACGCGTGGGCCGGCGAGATCGACCCGGGCGTGCCGCGCTACTGA